One region of Streptomyces subrutilus genomic DNA includes:
- a CDS encoding LLM class F420-dependent oxidoreductase, translated as MVQIGYTMMTEQAGPRELVSHVVGAERAGFDFSVISDHSFPWLESQGHAAYAWSVLGAAAQATSRIPLMTYVTCPTFRYHPAVVAQKAATLQILSEGRFRLGLGSGENLNEHIVGAGWPAAHVRLEMLEEAVDIIRRMFTGEYVSHHGTHFDVENARLWDVPDDLPPIGIAVSGPVSCEVAGRHGDLVIATEPKAELLRRFDEHGGAGKPRVGQLPVCYDPDRDAAVSRAHDQFRWALGGWRVNAELPGPTGFEQAAQHTRPEDVAEAIACGDDVEAFVEAVRPYAEAGFTEVALVQIGGDHQEPFLEWAEAKLLPALRKL; from the coding sequence ATGGTGCAAATCGGGTACACGATGATGACCGAGCAGGCAGGCCCGCGAGAGCTGGTGTCCCACGTGGTGGGAGCGGAGCGGGCGGGGTTCGACTTCTCCGTTATCTCGGACCACTCCTTCCCCTGGCTGGAGTCGCAGGGGCACGCCGCGTACGCCTGGAGCGTCCTGGGCGCGGCGGCGCAGGCGACCTCCCGGATCCCGCTGATGACATACGTGACCTGCCCGACCTTCCGCTACCACCCCGCGGTCGTCGCCCAGAAGGCCGCGACCCTGCAGATCCTGTCCGAGGGCCGCTTCCGGCTGGGCCTCGGCTCCGGCGAGAACCTCAACGAGCACATCGTCGGCGCGGGCTGGCCCGCGGCCCACGTACGCCTGGAGATGCTGGAGGAGGCCGTCGACATCATCCGGCGGATGTTCACCGGCGAGTACGTGAGCCACCACGGCACGCACTTCGACGTCGAGAACGCCAGGCTCTGGGACGTCCCCGACGATCTGCCCCCGATCGGGATCGCCGTCTCGGGCCCCGTTTCGTGCGAGGTCGCGGGCCGCCACGGCGACCTCGTGATCGCCACGGAGCCGAAGGCGGAGCTCCTGCGGCGGTTCGACGAGCACGGAGGCGCGGGCAAGCCCCGGGTCGGCCAGCTCCCCGTCTGCTACGACCCCGACCGCGACGCTGCCGTGTCCCGCGCCCACGACCAGTTCCGCTGGGCCCTGGGCGGCTGGCGCGTGAACGCCGAACTCCCCGGCCCGACCGGCTTCGAGCAAGCCGCGCAGCACACCCGGCCCGAAGACGTGGCCGAGGCCATCGCGTGCGGCGACGACGTCGAAGCGTTCGTGGAGGCGGTGCGGCCCTACGCGGAGGCGGGCTTCACCGAGGTCGCCCTCGTCCAGATCGGCGGCGACCACCAGGAACCGTTCCTGGAGTGGGCCGAGGCCAAGCTGCTGCCCGCCCTGCGGAAACTGTGA
- a CDS encoding SsgA family sporulation/cell division regulator: MSSVSALIVVRLDATTGQVPLLARFSYDSGAPYEVQAAFFDGPSVLARWHFDRQMLAEGLHRPVGEGDVAFRPRQGSGAGELRVDLRGGCSGPHGQAVLFVEARALAAFLEQTYTVVRAGDEFLDLDKLLEEFLAR, from the coding sequence ATGTCCAGCGTGTCCGCTCTGATCGTCGTGCGCCTCGATGCGACGACGGGTCAAGTGCCTCTTCTCGCCCGCTTCTCCTACGACAGCGGTGCTCCCTATGAGGTACAGGCCGCGTTCTTCGACGGCCCCAGCGTCCTGGCACGCTGGCACTTCGACCGGCAGATGCTGGCCGAGGGGCTCCACCGTCCGGTGGGGGAGGGCGACGTGGCCTTCCGCCCCCGCCAGGGATCCGGCGCCGGCGAGCTCCGGGTCGACCTGCGCGGCGGATGCAGCGGGCCGCACGGGCAGGCCGTCCTCTTCGTGGAGGCCCGCGCGCTCGCGGCCTTCCTGGAGCAGACGTACACGGTCGTCCGCGCCGGCGACGAGTTCCTCGACCTGGACAAGCTCCTCGAGGAGTTCCTGGCCCGATGA
- a CDS encoding HAD family hydrolase, translated as MNRAALFDVDGTLADTNHLHVTAWWEALRQAGHRVPMHAIHRSIGLPGEDLLDHLLGEDRDHSDDDRMSASHDTLYATYFDRLPAFDSAARLLRTLSKAGWKVLLVTSAKDRELKALRKAIDADDAITDTATSDDVEQGKPAPDPVRHALELAQVPPGRAVFVGDSVWDMKAAERAGVTVVGLLCGGIPRGDLEEAGAVAVYRDPADLLAGLGASPFSRVPA; from the coding sequence ATGAACCGCGCTGCTCTCTTCGATGTCGACGGCACCCTCGCGGACACCAACCACCTCCACGTCACCGCCTGGTGGGAGGCCCTGCGGCAGGCCGGGCACCGCGTGCCCATGCACGCCATCCACCGGTCGATCGGCCTGCCCGGCGAGGACCTCCTCGACCACCTGCTCGGCGAGGACCGGGACCACTCCGACGACGACCGGATGAGCGCCTCCCACGACACGCTGTACGCGACGTACTTCGACCGGCTCCCCGCCTTCGACTCGGCCGCGCGGCTGCTGCGCACCCTCTCGAAGGCCGGGTGGAAGGTCCTGCTCGTCACCTCGGCCAAGGACAGGGAGCTCAAGGCCCTGCGCAAGGCCATCGACGCGGACGACGCCATCACGGACACCGCGACCTCCGATGACGTCGAGCAGGGCAAACCCGCCCCGGACCCCGTCCGGCACGCCCTCGAACTGGCGCAGGTACCACCCGGACGCGCGGTGTTCGTCGGCGACTCCGTCTGGGACATGAAGGCGGCCGAGCGGGCCGGCGTGACCGTCGTCGGCCTGCTGTGCGGCGGGATCCCCCGGGGCGACCTGGAGGAGGCCGGAGCGGTCGCCGTCTACCGCGACCCGGCCGATCTCCTGGCCGGACTCGGCGCGAGCCCGTTCTCCCGGGTACCCGCCTGA